The Zygosaccharomyces rouxii strain CBS732 chromosome G complete sequence genome contains a region encoding:
- a CDS encoding uncharacterized protein (similar to uniprot|P38330 Saccharomyces cerevisiae YBR238C Hypothetical ORF), translating to MLRLAQQQTQVIKGRLPNQFAHASARNSFNHSIRFNSAVALERQDSGNGPLPHNNKNSATSQSAKQANAAVNKVRHLRNQLGSQPFPPAYSKNRQGAHPSTPVDSPWYHKVCAFEECVAQTLYMSQTPRRRSMRQPTDHPTSNANPLFWDSIARAMDLYHDLIDTPELNSDRVSRLVHLLHNGLRANRNQLTRMNKKPDYDSQSFHKEMTNYLCKSLREVADNMLTNKVELNEYGAMHLITAFKELLLFEEAVSIWKAAINGTNPYSSNIFLNPRVVGVILPILYDHGVPYPEIQALYEKSSSMINYFHPNLSVGMIRASLSAGENEMALNLFQQLCEESTEMKYGYLIETHLSFIGECNDLNVAQTFFEKALKDEMPYKIDLQVSYVKSFLRNVWNQTHDLQMVYDIWYKSSVHYGRDVNHGISSSLNDTFFDIFFQNYANDEVSGFQALQSLIHTYNEIKRIDEPFFNIILAKCSVWRDRKIIEYIDKSYELFNIPKTIVAYRILLKSMGSVDDASSLEILQRWIDLVSKSDEAGQKFIANADWAALRDATVTWTQYMRDLTENGGGVNAGSDRDSLHSSSSGSEANRQLFAEIGGDVDYSHPALQAANASGAFDDMEAQQEEMQQSQNQLQQELGERMSLYLKIVKRYSPYCRDPRQLTRLTSGTAVKYSVLEEVLPEYGSLDVSDIPVPEFHNIRQTNIQ from the coding sequence ATGCTTAGATTAGCGCAACAACAGACGCAAGTGATCAAGGGCAGGCTACCCAATCAGTTTGCCCATGCTTCTGCAAGGAATTCTTTCAACCATTCTATAAGGTTTAACAGCGCTGTAGCATTAGAAAGACAAGATTCTGGCAACGGACCATTACCTCATAATAACAAAAATAGTGCTACAAGTCAAAGTGCTAAACAAGCTAATGCTGCAGTTAACAAAGTGCGCCATTTACGTAATCAATTGGGGTCACAACCGTTCCCACCTGCCTACAGTAAAAACCGTCAAGGTGCTCATCCATCAACACCTGTAGATTCCCCATGGTATCACAAAGTATGTGCCTTTGAAGAATGTGTTGCTCAAACACTATACATGTCTCAGACTCCTAGACGTAGATCGATGAGACAACCAACAGATCACCCAACTTCAAATGCAAATCCATTATTTTGGGATTCTATTGCAAGAGCTATGGATTTATACCACGATTTGATAGATACTCCAGAGTTAAATTCCGACCGTGTGTCTCGTTTGGTCCATTTGTTGCACAATGGGTTAAGAGCTAACAGAAATCAATTGACTAGAATGAACAAAAAGCCAGATTACGATTCTCAGAGTTTCCATAAAGAGATGACCAATTATTTGTGTAAATCTTTGAGAGAAGTTGCAGACAACATGTTGACAAATAAAgttgaattgaatgaatACGGTGCCATGCATTTGATTACCGCGTTCAAGgaattattactatttgaAGAGGCTGTCAGTATTTGGAAAGCCGCCATCAATGGTACAAATCCATATTCTTCCAACATTTTCTTAAATCCTCGTGTGGTTGGTGTCATTctaccaattctttatgATCACGGCGTTCCATATCCTGAAATTCAAGCACTTTATGAAAAGTCCTCATCTATGATTAATTATTTCCATCCAAACCTTTCTGTTGGTATGATTAGAGCCAGTTTGTCAGCAggtgaaaatgaaatggcATTAAACCTTTTCCAACAGTTATGTGAAGAAAGTACAGAGATGAAATACGGATACTTGATAGAAACTCATTTATCCTTTATTGGTGAGTGTAATGATTTGAACGTTGCACAAACTTTTTTCGAAAAGGCCTTAAAGGATGAAATGCCTTACAAGATTGATCTACAAGTCTCTTATGTCAAATCTTTCTTAAGAAACGTTTGGAATCAAACTCATGATTTGCAAATGGTCTACGATATCTGGTACAAATCATCTGTTCATTATGGTAGAGATGTTAATCATGgtatttcttcatccttgAACGACACATTCTTTgacatttttttccaaaactaTGCTAATGATGAGGTTTCCGGTTTCCAAGCATTACAAAGTTTGATCCATACTTATAATGAAATTAAGAGAATTGACgaaccatttttcaacatcattTTGGCTAAGTGTTCTGTTTGGCGTGATCGTAAGATCATTGAATATATCGATAAGAGTTACGAATTGTTCAACATTCCAAAGACTATTGTCGCCTACAGAATTTTGTTGAAATCAATGGGGTCTGTTGATGATGCCAGTAGTTTGGAAATCTTACAAAGATGGATAGATCTAGTCAGTAAATCTGATGAAGCTGGTCAGAAATTTATTGCTAATGCAGATTGGGCCGCTCTAAGAGACGCCACCGTCACTTGGACTCAATATATGAGAGATTTAACTGaaaatggtggtggtgttaaTGCTGGTTCCGACCGTGATTCTTTACATTCTTCATCTAGCGGTAGTGAGGCTAACAGACAGTTGTTTGCAgaaattggtggtgatgtAGATTACTCCCATCCAGCTTTGCAAGCAGCTAATGCTTCAGGTGCATTTGATGATATGGAAGCTCAGCAAGAGGAAATGCAACAAAGTCAAAATCaattacaacaagaacTTGGTGAGAGAATGAGTttgtatttgaagattGTCAAACGTTATTCACCATACTGTCGTGATCCTAGACAATTGACTAGATTGACGTCAGGAACTGCTGTTAAATATTCCGTTTTAGAGGAGGTATTACCCGAGTATGGTAGTCTAGATGTTTCTGATATTCCGGTACCTGAATTTCATAACATTAGACAAACCAACATTCAGTAG
- a CDS encoding uncharacterized protein (similar to uniprot|P53139 Saccharomyces cerevisiae YGL108C Protein of unknown function green fluorescent protein (GFP)-fusion protein localizes to the cell periphery) has protein sequence MGLCSSKSAQTPATNSRTDQTTITQRTAPSQRAGTQPQTLAKTQKQTKPERIKPSAKTVTKTSQAQTIGGTIDENREKLSPQEAARLAAEKRFQESNEKSTRGELGKKLAQERAKSSRAHILQEAEQKEAENNNTPLVYD, from the coding sequence ATGGGATTATGTTCCAGTAAATCTGCTCAAACACCTGCTACTAATAGCAGGACTGATCAAACTACAATTACTCAAAGAACAGCTCCTTCACAGCGTGCAGGAACGCAACCACAGACACTTGCTAAGACTCAAAAACAGACAAAACCTGAGAGAATAAAACCATCGGCAAAGACTGTTACGAAGACATCTCAAGCTCAAACCATAGGCGGTACAATCGATGAGAATAGGGAAAAGTTATCTCCCCAAGAAGCTGCAAGGTTAGCGGCAGAAAAAAGATTCCAAGAATCAAACGAAAAATCTACAAGAGGTGAACTAGGTAAAAAATTAGCACAAGAAAGAGCAAAGAGTTCAAGAGCTCATATACTACAGGAAGCTGAACAAAAAGAGGCCGAAAACAATAATACACCTTTGGTTTATGACTAA
- the PRP5 gene encoding DEAD-box RNA helicase PRP5 (similar to uniprot|P21372 Saccharomyces cerevisiae YBR237W PRP5 RNA helicase in the DEAD-box family): MSSVSANDNNKAKLLQERREKLAKWKKQKALRDEQKKKHTNTENSSEKLTESQQELQQSKKKKRKNDQADSTFRKTVKSSKNRSTKKISFDESDEEGSTQGIELFKPMNNDVVDVNNSEAKDDVDPLEKYIQSLSSNDDGNLVPPSVNLMDADDNEVPSDEKEMSSDEDEEGFKFAKIAKMKSKKQVKEIRYERNELESFRKDFYSQLPQALLSDNEISELRLNLGNIKVRGDGCPLPITRWSQLGLTSDITSVLINDLKFENPTSIQAQAIPAIMCGRDVIGISKTGSGKTISYLLPLIRHIKAQRHLASDESGPLGLVLAPTRELAIQINEEVTKFTAKDKSVNSVCCTGGSELKEQIRKLKKGIEIVVATPGRFIDLLTLNTGKLLSTRRITFVIMDEADRLFDMGFEPQITQIMKTIRPDKQCVLFSATFPNKLRNFAMRVLHRPLSITINSKSLVNENVTQRFDIANSDEEKFNTLLRILEKHEESSNGVPMQQDWNDSENKDEKAIIFVSSQQICDLLHIKLENEGYTIYSIHAGKPYQERLNNLENFKSTPNSILLCTEVLSRGLNVPEVSLVLIYNAVKTFAQYVHTTGRTARGTHTGVAMTLLLNDEIAGAFILNKAIRDKELEEHDPRIVKQLKSMSQEFEKGMQSGKFKVSQGFGGKGLDNLESKREERQSQEKKYYENDEKLPLDNEPNVKNTKDASSSTQIQVPKLRYRVSNHISPEGDTVFIANVNVNDLPQIVRWEVTKNTTLMFVKNETGCSITNKGKYYPEGQGPKSDRDEPKLYLLIESDNEKDIKLCIDLLEGKAKEGVRKVGIQSIKDTKY, from the coding sequence ATGTCATCTGTAAGTGCAAATGATAACAACAAGGCCAAGCTTTTGCAAGAAAGACGAGAGAAATTGGCCAAGTGGAAGAAGCAAAAGGCCCTTAGAGATGAgcagaagaaaaaacatACTAACACAGAAAATAGTTCAGAGAAGTTGACTGAAAGTCAGCAAGAGTTGCAACaatccaagaaaaaaaagaggaaaaatgATCAGGCTGATTCCACCTTTAGGAAAACCGTGAAGTCTAGCAAAAACAGGAGtacaaagaaaatatcATTTGATGAGAGTGACGAAGAGGGTTCAACACAGGGAATAGAGCTTTTTAAGCCTATGAATAACGATGTGGTTGATGTTAACAATTCTGAAGCCAAGGACGACGTTGATccattggaaaaatacATACAGAGTCTTTCTAGTAATGATGACGGAAATTTGGTGCCACCTTCAGTGAATTTAATGGATGCAGATGATAACGAAGTACCTTCAGATGAGAAGGAAATGTCAAgtgatgaggatgaggaaGGATTTAAATTTGCGAAGATTGCTAAAATGAAATCCAAGAAGCAAGTGAAGGAGATTCGTTACGAGAGgaatgaattggaatcattTAGGAAGGATTTTTATTCACAACTGCCTCAAGCATTACTTAGTGATAATGAAATTAGTGAACTGCGCTTGAATTTGGGAAATATCAAAGTTAGAGGGGATGGTTGTCCTTTACCGATTACTAGATGGTCACAACTTGGGCTTACATCTGACATAACGAGTGTTTTGATAAacgatttgaaatttgaaaatccaACATCGATTCAGGCCCAGGCTATTCCAGCTATTATGTGTGGAAGGGATGTAATTGGAATCTCGAAGACAGGTTCAGGTAAAACTATTTCTTACTTACTCCCTCTCATTAGACATATCAAAGCTCAAAGACATTTAGCAAGTGATGAATCCGGTCCACTGGGGCTTGTGTTGGCCCCCACGAGAGAATTGGCCATCCAGATCAATGAAGAAGTGACAAAGTTCACCGCCAAGGACAAGTCTGTAAATTCTGTATGTTGTACTGGTGGTTCCGAATTAAAAGAACAGattagaaaattgaaaaagggGATTGAAATAGTAGTAGCGACTCCAGGAAGGTTTATCGATTTGTTAACGTTGAACACTGGTAAATTATTGAGTACGAGGAGAATCACTTTTGTCATTATGGATGAGGCGGATAGATTATTCGACATGGGGTTTGAACCTCAGATTACTCAGATTATGAAAACTATAAGGCCTGACAAGCAATGCGTGCTATTCAGTGCAACGTTCCCTAATAAACTAAGAAATTTCGCTATGAGAGTCCTTCATCGGCCATTGAGCATTACCATTAATTCCAAGAGTTTGGTAAATGAGAATGTTACCCAAAGATTTGACATTGCCAATTctgatgaggaaaaattcaatacGTTACTGCGGATTTTGGAGAAACATGaagaatcttcaaatggaGTCCCAATGCAACAAGATTGGAATGATTCAGAAAATAAAGATGAGAAAGCGATCATATTTGTCTCCAGTCAACAAATATGTGATTTACTGCATATCAAATTAGAGAATGAAGGTTATACCATCTATTCTATACATGCGGGCAAGCCGTATCAAGAAAGAttaaacaatttggaaaatttcaagagtaCTCCCAATAGCATTTTACTTTGTACGGAAGTGCTTTCCCGTGGGCTTAATGTTCCTGAAGTGTCTCTTGTACTGATATACAATGCTGTCAAAACTTTCGCTCAATACGTGCATACCACGGGTAGAACAGCTAGAGGTACTCATACAGGTGTCGCCATGACGCTTTTATTAAACGACGAAATTGCTGGTGCCtttattttgaacaaagCTATTCGagataaagaattagaagagcATGATCCCAGAATCGTGAAACAATTGAAGTCAATGAgtcaagaatttgaaaagggaATGCAGAGTGGGAAATTTAAAGTATCACAAGGGTTCGGCGGTAAAGGTTTAGATAATTTAGAATCAAAAAGAGAGGAAAGACAATCAcaggaaaagaaatattatgagaatgatgaaaaattaccGCTGGATAATGAGCCTAATGTGAAGAATACGAAGGatgcatcatcatcaactcAAATACAAGTTCCCAAATTACGCTACCGGGTATCAAATCATATTAGCCCTGAAGGTGATACGGTTTTTATCGCTAATGTTAATGTTAACGATTTGCCACAGATAGTGAGATGGGAAGTCACCAAAAATACCACATTGATGTTTGTCAAGAATGAAACTGGTTGTAGTATAACGAATAAGGGTAAATATTATCCTGAAGGTCAAGGACCAAAATCTGATAGAGATGAACCTAAACTTTACCTTTTAATTGAATctgataatgaaaaggaCATTAAACTTTGCATCGATCTATTAGAAGGTAAAGCTAAAGAAGGAGTTCGCAAGGTGGGCATTCAATCAATTAAAGACACTAAATATTAA
- the EXO70 gene encoding GTP-Rho binding exocyst subunit EXO70 (similar to uniprot|P19658 YJL085W Saccharomyces cerevisiae EXO70 Essential 70kDa subunit of the exocyst complex (Sec3p Sec5p Sec6p Sec8p Sec10p Sec15p Exo70p and Exo84p)), giving the protein MATEIDVDEADVLVYTQGLERANRLTTDINKSLKNIALTSSHSSRLFTPILSRNNMLSTLQRNIESTLNSVSSIKDLANDASRHEIILSKGFKNVGLKQYIQAVHKLDDMLDDIKGGKEKHADNAEFAGMLSHLTGLIRSSEVSLRKYFVALLTSIKPFDPQININKKMPFPYYSDEQLNDMVIILDYFHNASDDSTAIDKMVADERCDWILKCMAFLEPFAKQINVAGSQPYEKGTSGLNSYAEALLGFIANEKSFVDDLYVQESDMKPIVFCNIVIPLITAYTRLVNLNLDYVRSNLANTGILIFELADSIHNVKRILRGTPLENTKPMEDCAGSVHKVTQLLFKEVIQHVESRVNSMASIPADNGVTEATVETMSRLRKFSGYSNGCLEAMESITRESWLPMNFRGKETTLPINSELPTPQARLSCFFSDCIDVLIVSLERKSQKLLMPNREHEVATPNSKKNDHKPRIGFFIIMNMTLIEQIVEKSEINQVLGTEGRSRLDKLKKRYVNYMVADWRQLATNLMDSVFVDSTGKISSKDKDQIKEKFHKFNEGFEELVSKYKQYRLSDPGLKSTLKSEIVSLVMPMYDRFYRRYKDSFKNPRKHIKYTPSELTSILDQVGR; this is encoded by the coding sequence ATGGCTACGGAAATTGATGTGGATGAGGCAGACGTTCTTGTTTATACGCAGGGCCTAGAAAGGGCCAACAGGTTGACCACGGATATTAACAAATCACTCAAGAATATTGCCCTAACGTCGAGCCATTCTAGCCGCCTATTCACACCAATTCTTTCTAGAAACAATATGCTATCTACATTACAAAGAAATATTGAGAGTACACTCAATTCTGTTTCCTCAATTAAAGATTTGGCCAATGATGCATCTAGACACGAAATTATACTGAGTAAAGGTTTCAAAAACGTTGGATTGAAGCAGTATATCCAAGCAGTACATAAATTGGATGATATGTTAGATGACATCAAAGGTGGTAAGGAAAAGCATGCAGACAATGCGGAATTTGCAGGTATGCTTTCACATTTAACAGGGTTGATTAGATCAAGTGAAGTTAGTTTAAGGAAATACTTTGTTGCACTTCTTACCAGTATTAAACCTTTTGATCCTCAAATAAATATTAACAAGAAGATGCCATTCCCTTACTACAGCGATGAACAATTGAACGATATGGTTATCATTTTGGATTATTTCCATAATGCCTCCGATGATTCTACCgcaattgataaaatggTAGCGGATGAGAGATGTGACTGGATATTAAAATGTATGGCTTTTCTGGAACCATTTGCCAAACAGATAAATGTTGCGGGTTCTCAACCTTATGAAAAGGGAACTAGTGGGTTGAACAGTTATGCAGAGGCGTTACTTGGTTTTATTGCCAACGAAAAATCGTTTGTGGATGATTTGTATGTGCAAGAATCAGATATGAAGCCAATCGTCTTTTGCAATATTGTCATACCGTTGATTACTGCATACACAAGATTAGTCAATTTGAATCTGGATTATGTGCGAAGTAATTTGGCTAACACGGGGATTCTCATTTTTGAATTGGCAGATAGTATTCATAACGTAAAACGTATCTTAAGAGGTACACCATTGGAGAACACTAAGCCGATGGAAGATTGTGCTGGAAGCGTTCACAAAGTTACCCAATTGTTGTTCAAGGAAGTTATTCAGCATGTGGAATCAAGAGTCAATTCGATGGCAAGTATACCGGCAGATAACGGTGTCACTGAAGCTACAGTAGAAACAATGTCACGTCTGAGGAAGTTCAGTGGTTATAGTAATGGCTGTCTGGAGGCCATGGAAAGTATCACAAGGGAAAGTTGGCTCCCTATGAATTTCAGAGGCAAGGAAACTACTTTACCAATTAATTCTGAATTACCTACTCCCCAGGCACGTCTTTCGTGTTTTTTCAGTGATTGTATTGACGTTCTCATAGTCAgtcttgaaagaaaatcacAGAAGTTGTTAATGCCCAATAGGGAACATGAAGTCGCTACTCCTAACAGTAAGAAGAATGATCATAAACCACGTATTGGtttctttatcatcatGAATATGACTTTGATAGAACAAATTGtggaaaaatctgaaataAACCAAGTATTGGGAACTGAAGGTCGCTCAAGgttggataaattgaagaaacGTTACGTTAACTATATGGTTGCGGACTGGAGACAATTAGCTACTAACTTGATGGACTCAGTGTTTGTAGACAGCACaggtaaaatttcttcaaaagataaGGATCAAATCAAGGAGAAGTTCCATAAGTTCAACGAAGGATTCGAGGAGTTGGTATCAAAATACAAACAGTATAGGCTCTCTGATCCTGGCTTGAAGTCGACTTTGAAGTCAGAGATTGTCTCCTTGGTTATGCCTATGTATGATAGATTTTATCGCAGGTACAAGGATTCATTcaaaaatccaagaaaacATATCAAATATACTCCCAGTGAGTTGACCTCGATATTGGACCAAGTAGGTAGGTAG
- the ALY2 gene encoding Aly2p (similar to uniprot|P47029 Saccharomyces cerevisiae YJL084C Cytoplasmic protein of unknown function that interacts with Pcl7p phosphorylated in vitro potential Cdc28p substrate) — MEELTAVRSPVFPLENDVDVSSDAEPLSQTSSIQVFIKLAEPVVFIQGFNQTQQSETPPSMLRGSLILRVLKPSKLKSVSLSFKGYSRTEWPEGIPPKRQEFVEVCDIVNHVWPFYQNDGSTTTSGLTHTDDNSFLLRESGASIYKSLESVRNRRGSFSAHSPRSSFNFDAENGGGDHQAGGRKRSTSNAGPIGLGVTTGGKDVSTTSTSNRTLSPMSILRRATSPSPNKHDRSSNLISDLLSSTFSNSNEQNSRRGSASSAGGGSGIGGSGNSHLTVNGDSGSTSGSGDHFVFQPGDYIYTFEQAIPTSYPETIKADFGFVEYQLFASIERVGAFKSNVTARLPVPLIRTQSDSSVEETEPIAISRDWEDQLHYDIVIASKDIILDAFLPIAFHFAPLDKVTLHRIRIYLTETMEYYCRGKKVHRMEPTRKFLLAEHNGPNIMHPEEKGPLKAKNMGNLLLEESSGDLVNKDYEYQVFVPSIVSDRHVIHPDTSFDKVKSNHWIKLCLRLSRMIDGKRKHYEISIDSPIHVLHKLCSHANTLLPSYDSHVFTNEQALNACPKFGNTGDVNIYHDSNIFFPKEVLLSPILSPEVHSMDVKLANSIRSSSQKPVRNRDRRNSRAGEDFDPTFASPKLRSNIYQPETIPRELASPQAVPFSPVSSPLLRSISPWIAPPPSFDFNNDEFRPFNDLPLDPPTYTDVLKYDELEKEQKNSSTSKPPEVPKITLSKLNEEKPTLDEQLAGDYSLDPLSRQENLGNTRNSLEASLKGNENDAEDDGDIASGFNFQGASKTSPNLPVAVLRSPIMHPVNPGLENKSPPRASLTTSTLPTKDAKTHAKSSLPTDTLPSTVRNDSSGLTGLGEILDEDPPGAIPMTNRNDTNGSISSSVGRSSSFDSVAALANKSNLVPLLQRSDSRHNASVDDFAMQSRDSIANYTEAPVDTSVDITALYDRNSSPWHPLQMSMGPDLSPVVSPSYSSNVADRNHVIDDFKEALHFSPYSQDSGMQNANDSRHSGSPFASANGINMSQHSNIRMPPATFQRSSPEKQLVNEVGTEATSPRDEGSFFCR, encoded by the coding sequence ATGGAAGAGCTTACGGCAGTCAGATCTCCTGTTTTCCCACTGGAGAATGATGTAGACGTTTCTTCAGATGCAGAACCTCTATCTCAAACGTCCTCGATTCAAGTGTTCATCAAATTAGCAGAACCTGTTGTTTTCATACAAGGCTTTAATCAAACTCAACAGAGTGAAACTCCTCCAAGTATGCTTAGAGGATCTTTAATTCTAAGAGTATTGAAACCGAGCAAACTGAAAAGCGTTTCTTTATCATTTAAAGGTTACTCTAGAACTGAATGGCCGGAAGgaataccaccaaagagacaagaatttgttgaGGTTTGCGATATTGTAAATCACGTTTGGCCATTTTATCAGAATGACGGTAGCACCACGACGAGTGGATTGACTCATACGGATGATAATAGTTTTCTACTTAGAGAATCAGGTGCATCAATTTACAAAAGTTTAGAAAGTGTAAGAAATAGAAGAGGGAGTTTTTCAGCTCATAGTCCAAGATCGAGTTTTAATTTCGATGCAGaaaatggtggtggtgatcATCAGGCTGGTGGGAGGAAAAGAAGTACTAGCAATGCGGGTCCTATAGGATTAGGAGTTACTACGGGCGGTAAAGATGTTTCGACAACTTCGACGTCAAATAGGACACTTTCCCCCATGTCTATACTGCGAAGAGCCACCTCACCGTCACCAAATAAGCATGACAGATCCTCCAATTTGATATCCGATTTGTTAAGCAGTACtttctcaaattcaaaCGAACAGAATTCACGTCGTGGCAGTGCTAGTAGTGCTGGCGGTGGTAGTGGAATAGGAGGTAGTGGTAATAGCCATTTAACTGTTAATGGTGACAGTGGTAGTACCAGCGGGTCTGGAGACCATTTTGTCTTTCAACCAGGTGACTATATCTATACTTTTGAACAAGCGATCCCAACTTCATACCCAGAAACAATAAAAGCAGATTTTGGGTTTGTGGAATATCAATTGTTTGCTAGCATTGAAAGAGTTGGTGCGTTCAAGTCTAACGTTACCGCTCGATTACCAGTGCCGTTGATAAGAACGCAATCGGATTCAAGTGTGGAGGAAACTGAACCAATTGCCATTTCTCGTGATTGGgaagatcaattgcattatGATATCGTCATCGCATCCAAGGATATTATATTAGATGCTTTCCTACCGATTGCATTCCATTTTGCACCTTTGGATAAGGTTACTTTGCACAGAATTCGGATTTATTTGACAGAGACTATGGAATACTACTGTAGAGGTAAAAAGGTGCATAGGATGGAACCTACTAGGAAATTTCTATTGGCAGAACATAACGGTCCAAACATCATGCATCCTGAGGAGAAGGGTCCATTAAAGGCTAAGAATATGGGGAACCTTTTATTAGAAGAAAGCAGTGGTGACTTGGTAAATAAAGATTACGAATATCAAGTGTTCGTTCCTAGTATTGTATCTGATAGACACGTTATACATCCTGATACATCTTTTGACAAGGTTAAATCGAACCACTGGATCAAGTTATGTCTCCGTCTTTCTAGAATGATCGAtggtaaaagaaaacaCTATGAAATCAGCATTGATTCTCCAATCCATGTCTTACACAAATTATGCTCACATGCAAACACTCTGTTGCCAAGTTATGATAGTCATGTCTTTACTAATGAACAAGCTTTGAATGCTTGTCCCAAATTCGGTAATACTGGAGATGTGAACATCTATCACGATTCGAACATTTTCTTCCCCAAAGAAGTATTGTTATCACCGATATTATCACCAGAAGTACATTCCATGGATGTGAAGTTGGCAAATAGCATCAGGAGCTCTAGTCAAAAGCCTGTTCGTAATCGTGATCGTCGTAACTCAAGAGCCGGCGAAGATTTCGACCCCACTTTTGCCTCACCTAAATTAAGATCGAATATCTATCAGCCGGAAACTATCCCTAGAGAACTTGCATCCCCACAAGCTGTTCCATTTTCTCCGGTAAGTTCTCCCTTGTTAAGATCTATTTCACCGTGGATTGCGCCACCACCAAGTTTTGATTTCAATAACGATGAGTTTCGTCCCTTCAATGATTTACCACTTGATCCACCTACTTACACAGACGTGCTAAAGTATGACGAGCTAGAAAAAGAGCAAAAGAATTCGTCAACTTCAAAGCCTCCTGAAGTGCCCAAGATTACCCTAAGTAAATTAAACGAGGAGAAACCTACATTGGATGAACAATTGGCAGGTGATTACTCACTGGATCCGCTCTCGAGACAAGAAAATTTGGGAAACACGAGAAACAGCTTAGAAGCCAGTCTGAAGGGTAACGAGAATGATGCCGAAGACGATGGAGATATTGCCTCCggtttcaatttccaaGGTGCCTCCAAAACATCACCTAATTTACCTGTTGCTGTTTTAAGATCCCCAATAATGCATCCAGTCAATCCAGGTCTAGAAAATAAATCTCCCCCCAGGGCCTCTTTAACAACTAGCACACTACCCACGAAAGATGCAAAGACACATGCTAAATCTTCTCTACCAACTGATACTCTACCTTCCACAGTAAGAAATGATAGTTCGGGACTCACTGGGTTGGGTgaaattcttgatgaagatccTCCTGGAGCTATTCCCATGACTAACAGAAATGACACCAATGGCTctatttcatcatcagtaGGTCGGTCGTCTTCGTTTGACAGCGTGGCTGCATTAGCAAATAAAAGCAATCTAGTACCGCTTTTACAAAGATCAGATAGCCGCCATAATGCGAGTGTAGATGACTTTGCCATGCAATCGAGAGATTCGATTGCCAACTATACTGAAGCTCCTGTGGATACTTCCGTCGATATTACTGCACTTTATGACCGAAATTCCAGTCCATGGCATCCCTTACAAATGAGTATGGGTCCCGATCTTTCCCCAGTGGTTAGTCCTTCTTACTCGTCCAATGTAGCTGACAGGAATCATGTGATagatgattttaaagaagCCCTCCACTTTAGTCCTTATAGCCAAGATTCAGGAATGCAAAATGCTAACGACTCAAGACATTCAGGAAGCCCTTTTGCCTCCGCCAATGGTATTAATATGTCACAGCACTCAAATATTCGTATGCCACCAGCAACTTTCCAAAGATCCTCTCCTGAGAAGCAATTAGTGAATGAAGTTGGTACAGAGGCCACTTCGCCTCGTGACGAAGGATCTTTCTTCTGTCGATAA